In Streptomyces sp. RFCAC02, the following proteins share a genomic window:
- the pknB gene encoding Stk1 family PASTA domain-containing Ser/Thr kinase: MDTTLHDPLIGHVLDGRYRVDERIAAGGMATVYRAFDTRLDRVLALKVMHPALAGDAAFVERFIREAKAVARLDHPNVVGVLDQGTDATHVYLAMEYVAGCTLRDVLRERRALAPRAVLDILEPLLAGLAAAHRAGLVHRDVKPENVLIGADGRVKVADFGLVRGVDTHTSATTDSLLGTVSYLAPEQIEGGAVDARTDVYACGVLLHEALTGAKPHTGDSPARVLYAHVHEDVPPPSRLVPGLAPALDGLVATAAARDPLARPEDAAALLSLVRAARAVLTDAELDAVPPAHRAPAPGDDEETRELAGTGPEDETRVVPRVLLAAPADPDDRTAVIDPADLAVPPPPGRWRRLPRRGRISLIVAALLLVCGGLGVWYVNSGQFLRTPGVYGLTQEEAVETLEDAGLRVEVEQGWSDTVDEGHVVSTDPERGERVRRNTTVHITVSRGPEVTAVPDLVGVPLDEARRLLDEAGLTEGEVDWEFSSEVERNAVIAADPEPGTERRPDSPVDLVVSKGRAVDVPRVIGMDQDEATRELTEAGFEVEIDPVRVWSDEDEGDVAGQSPGSSERASEGDTVTLTLSKGPELVEVPDVRGEDVDDAKEILEDAGFRVNVNQVFLTGTVFNQSVYDDTAPRGSTITIWVR; the protein is encoded by the coding sequence GTGGACACCACCCTCCATGACCCGCTGATCGGGCACGTTCTCGACGGCCGCTACCGCGTCGACGAGCGGATCGCGGCCGGCGGCATGGCCACGGTCTACCGGGCGTTCGACACCCGCCTCGACCGGGTGCTCGCACTGAAGGTGATGCATCCCGCCCTGGCCGGCGACGCCGCGTTCGTCGAACGGTTCATCCGCGAGGCGAAGGCCGTCGCCCGCCTCGACCATCCGAACGTGGTCGGCGTCCTCGACCAGGGCACCGACGCCACCCACGTCTACCTCGCCATGGAGTACGTCGCCGGCTGCACGCTGCGCGACGTCCTCCGCGAGCGCCGCGCCCTCGCGCCGCGCGCCGTCCTCGACATCCTGGAGCCCCTGCTCGCCGGGCTGGCGGCCGCCCACCGCGCCGGTCTCGTGCACCGCGACGTGAAGCCGGAGAACGTCCTCATCGGCGCCGACGGCCGCGTCAAGGTCGCCGACTTCGGCCTGGTGCGGGGCGTCGACACGCACACCTCCGCGACCACCGACAGCCTGCTCGGCACCGTGTCCTACCTCGCGCCCGAGCAGATCGAGGGCGGCGCGGTGGACGCCAGGACCGACGTGTACGCGTGCGGCGTCCTGCTCCACGAGGCCCTGACCGGCGCCAAGCCGCACACCGGCGACTCCCCCGCCCGCGTGCTGTACGCCCATGTCCACGAGGACGTGCCCCCGCCGTCCCGCCTGGTGCCCGGGCTCGCGCCGGCGCTCGACGGACTCGTCGCCACCGCCGCCGCCCGCGACCCCCTGGCCCGGCCCGAGGACGCGGCGGCGCTGCTGTCCCTGGTCCGCGCGGCCCGCGCCGTGCTGACCGACGCCGAACTGGACGCGGTACCGCCCGCCCACCGTGCCCCGGCCCCCGGCGACGACGAGGAGACCCGCGAGCTCGCCGGCACCGGCCCGGAGGACGAGACCCGCGTGGTGCCGCGCGTGCTCCTCGCCGCCCCCGCGGACCCGGACGACCGCACGGCCGTCATCGACCCCGCCGACCTCGCCGTACCGCCGCCCCCCGGCCGGTGGCGCAGGCTGCCGAGGCGCGGCCGGATCTCGCTGATCGTGGCCGCGCTGCTGCTGGTCTGCGGCGGCCTCGGCGTCTGGTACGTGAACTCCGGGCAGTTCCTCCGCACACCCGGGGTCTACGGGCTGACGCAGGAGGAGGCCGTCGAAACGCTGGAGGACGCCGGACTGCGCGTCGAGGTGGAGCAGGGCTGGTCCGACACGGTCGACGAGGGCCATGTCGTCTCCACCGACCCCGAACGCGGTGAACGCGTCCGCCGCAACACCACGGTGCACATCACCGTCTCCCGCGGCCCCGAGGTGACGGCCGTCCCCGACCTGGTCGGCGTGCCCCTGGACGAGGCGCGCCGCCTGCTGGACGAGGCGGGGCTCACCGAGGGCGAGGTGGACTGGGAGTTCTCCTCCGAGGTGGAGCGCAACGCCGTCATCGCCGCCGACCCCGAGCCGGGCACCGAGCGGCGCCCCGACTCGCCGGTCGACCTGGTGGTGAGCAAGGGCCGGGCGGTGGACGTGCCCCGGGTCATCGGCATGGACCAGGACGAGGCCACCCGTGAGCTGACCGAGGCCGGGTTCGAGGTGGAGATCGACCCGGTCCGTGTGTGGTCGGACGAGGACGAGGGCGACGTGGCGGGCCAGTCGCCCGGCAGCTCCGAGCGGGCTTCCGAGGGCGACACGGTGACCCTGACCCTCTCCAAGGGTCCTGAGCTGGTCGAGGTCCCCGACGTGCGCGGCGAGGACGTGGACGACGCGAAGGAGATCCTGGAGGACGCCGGGTTCCGGGTGAACGTCAACCAGGTCTTCCTCACCGGCACGGTCTTCAACCAGTCGGTGTACGACGACACGGCACCGCGCGGCTCCACCATCACCATCTGGGTGCGCTGA
- a CDS encoding transglycosylase SLT domain-containing protein, translated as MPAHIRARRLTRTRRTATAALTTAGVAALALIAVPASSDAEEPAVQAHNARAVGWDVKADDVPGQRAGSDGTPDSAQQQDAERADFFIRAEAAGELQLAEREAAREAADRHAAEEAERRAARQEREAEQEAEREAADQRAAEQAAEEERAAEQAAEAEDPQPASAPAGTAQAPAAAPAAEVYPDTLDGWIRESLAIMAQQGIPGTYDGLYRNIMRESSGDPNAINLWDINAINGTPSIGLLQVIQPTFDTYHVPGTPDDIYDPVANITAAANYAYHRYGSIDNVNGPY; from the coding sequence ATGCCCGCTCACATCCGTGCCCGACGACTGACCCGCACCCGGAGAACGGCGACCGCGGCCCTCACCACCGCGGGTGTCGCCGCCCTCGCCCTGATCGCCGTCCCCGCCTCGTCCGACGCCGAGGAGCCCGCCGTCCAGGCCCACAACGCACGCGCGGTGGGCTGGGACGTGAAGGCCGATGACGTACCGGGCCAGCGCGCCGGCTCCGACGGCACCCCGGACAGCGCGCAGCAGCAGGACGCCGAGCGCGCCGACTTCTTCATCCGCGCCGAGGCGGCGGGCGAGCTGCAGCTCGCGGAGCGCGAGGCCGCGCGGGAGGCCGCCGACCGGCACGCCGCCGAGGAGGCCGAACGCCGCGCCGCACGGCAGGAGCGCGAGGCCGAGCAGGAGGCGGAGCGGGAGGCCGCCGACCAGCGGGCCGCCGAGCAGGCCGCCGAGGAGGAACGCGCCGCCGAGCAGGCCGCCGAGGCCGAGGACCCGCAGCCGGCGAGCGCCCCCGCGGGGACCGCGCAGGCACCGGCCGCCGCCCCCGCCGCCGAGGTCTACCCGGACACGCTGGACGGCTGGATCCGCGAATCCCTCGCCATCATGGCGCAGCAGGGAATTCCCGGGACGTACGACGGCCTGTACCGCAACATCATGCGCGAGTCGAGCGGCGATCCGAACGCCATAAACCTCTGGGACATCAACGCGATCAACGGAACGCCGTCCATCGGCCTGCTCCAGGTGATCCAGCCGACATTCGACACGTACCACGTCCCGGGCACCCCGGACGACATCTACGACCCGGTGGCCAATATCACCGCGGCGGCCAACTACGCCTATCACCGGTACGGTTCGATCGACAATGTGAACGGACCCTACTGA
- a CDS encoding deoxyribonuclease IV — translation MTHPRRNPVGGHIPVAGGLAATGIPYARAIGAEAVQVFTANPRGWATPPGNPAQDAEFRAACADAGIPAYVHAPYLINPGSHDQVTAERSVVSLRHSLRRARAIGALGVVVHTGSATGGRERATALAQVRRLLLPLLDELTHDDDPWLLLEPTAGQGASLCSLMDDLGPYVDALDRHPRLGVCLDTCHAFAAGHDLAAPDGVDTLLRALERAAGPGRLRLVHANDSKDVSGARKDRHVNIGAGHIGDEPFRALLAHPVTEGVPFILETPGGRDGHAADALRLKALRGSAVPA, via the coding sequence GTGACCCACCCCCGACGCAACCCGGTCGGCGGCCACATCCCCGTCGCGGGGGGCCTGGCCGCCACCGGCATCCCCTACGCCCGCGCGATCGGCGCCGAGGCCGTGCAGGTCTTCACCGCCAACCCGCGCGGCTGGGCCACGCCGCCCGGGAACCCCGCGCAGGACGCCGAGTTCCGGGCGGCCTGCGCGGACGCCGGCATCCCCGCCTACGTGCACGCCCCGTACCTCATCAACCCGGGCTCCCACGATCAGGTGACGGCCGAGCGGTCGGTCGTCTCCCTGCGCCACTCGCTGCGCCGCGCCCGCGCGATCGGCGCGCTGGGCGTCGTCGTGCACACCGGGTCGGCCACCGGCGGCCGGGAGCGCGCCACCGCCCTCGCGCAGGTGAGGCGCCTGCTGCTCCCGCTCCTCGACGAGCTGACCCATGACGACGACCCGTGGCTGCTGCTGGAGCCCACCGCGGGGCAGGGCGCGTCGCTCTGCTCGCTGATGGACGACCTCGGCCCGTACGTCGACGCCCTCGACCGGCACCCGCGCCTCGGCGTGTGCCTGGACACCTGCCACGCCTTCGCCGCCGGGCACGACCTCGCGGCACCGGACGGCGTCGACACGCTGCTCCGCGCGCTGGAGCGGGCCGCCGGCCCCGGCCGGCTGCGCCTCGTCCACGCCAACGACTCGAAGGACGTGTCGGGCGCCCGCAAGGACCGGCACGTCAACATCGGCGCGGGCCACATCGGCGACGAGCCGTTCCGCGCCCTGCTGGCGCACCCGGTGACGGAGGGCGTCCCGTTCATCCTGGAGACGCCGGGCGGCAGGGACGGCCACGCCGCCGACGCGCTCCGCCTCAAGGCGCTGCGCGGCAGTGCCGTCCCCGCCTGA
- a CDS encoding sulfite oxidase-like oxidoreductase, translated as MEDMGQPHSHTGEPGGALPPGQRTQRGWPVTHYGPVPRFRPERWEFRVFGATADGGVRSWTHDEFGALPYETVVADLHCVTKFSMPGSEWGGVRAATLLALVPPAPGVTHVMAWAEYGYSANLRLADFQDPSAVLATHRDGELLTAEHGFPLRLVVPGLYAWKGPKWLRGVEYMTADRRGFWEERGYHNIGDPWREQRYSYQEEPGEGPEL; from the coding sequence ATGGAGGACATGGGACAGCCGCACAGCCACACGGGGGAGCCCGGCGGCGCACTCCCGCCCGGGCAGCGGACACAGCGCGGATGGCCGGTGACGCACTATGGCCCCGTGCCCCGATTCCGGCCGGAGCGCTGGGAGTTCCGCGTCTTCGGGGCGACGGCGGACGGCGGTGTCCGGTCCTGGACGCACGACGAGTTCGGCGCCCTGCCGTACGAGACGGTCGTCGCCGATCTGCACTGCGTGACCAAGTTCAGCATGCCGGGCAGCGAGTGGGGCGGGGTGCGGGCGGCGACCCTCCTCGCCCTCGTACCGCCCGCCCCGGGAGTCACTCATGTGATGGCGTGGGCCGAGTACGGCTACAGCGCCAACCTCCGCCTCGCCGACTTCCAGGACCCCTCCGCCGTCCTCGCCACGCACCGCGACGGCGAGCTGCTGACCGCGGAGCACGGCTTCCCGCTGCGGCTGGTCGTCCCGGGCCTGTACGCCTGGAAAGGACCCAAGTGGCTGCGGGGCGTGGAGTACATGACCGCCGACCGGCGCGGCTTCTGGGAGGAGCGGGGCTACCACAACATCGGCGACCCCTGGCGCGAACAGCGCTACTCCTACCAGGAGGAGCCCGGCGAGGGACCCGAGCTGTGA
- a CDS encoding (2Fe-2S)-binding protein: MYVCSCFGVTEAQVREHAADGACTPRQIANRCGAGTDCGSCVRRIQGLLGRGGCPRRENRTATPSAAVPADGTAAPAVLVEAAR, encoded by the coding sequence GTGTATGTCTGCTCGTGCTTCGGCGTGACCGAGGCGCAGGTGCGTGAGCACGCCGCCGACGGTGCCTGCACGCCGCGCCAGATCGCCAACCGCTGCGGCGCGGGGACGGACTGCGGATCGTGCGTGCGGCGCATCCAGGGCCTCCTCGGCCGCGGCGGCTGCCCGCGGCGGGAGAACCGTACGGCGACCCCCTCCGCGGCCGTGCCGGCGGACGGAACGGCGGCGCCCGCCGTGCTGGTGGAGGCCGCGCGCTGA
- a CDS encoding 3-deoxy-7-phosphoheptulonate synthase class II, with protein MTVNADISTSSSAPAGWRDLPAAQQPDYPDAEALRAVTADLQGYPPLVFAGECDQLRERMAAVARGEAFLLQGGDCAEAFDQVSADQIRAKLKTLLQMSAVLTYAAAVPVVKVGRIAGQYSKPRSKPTETRDGVTLPTYRGDSVNGAEFTAEARVPDPERLRRMYHASASTLNLVRGFTTGGYADLRQVHAWNQDFVRNSASGQRYEALAREIDNALNFMKACGADPAEFHSVEFYASHEALLLDYEAALTRVDSRSGKLYDVSGHMVWIGERTRQLDGAHIAYAATIRNPIGVKLGPTTTADEALALIDRLDPEREPGRLTFITRMGADRIRDALPGLVERVTAAGAQVAWVCDPMHGNTFEAASGHKTRRFDDVLDEVKGFFEVHKSLGTHPGGIHVELTGDDVTECVGGGDEILVGDLHQRYETACDPRLNRSQSLDLAFLVAEMYRA; from the coding sequence GTGACCGTGAACGCTGACATCAGCACCAGCAGCTCCGCTCCCGCCGGCTGGCGGGACCTGCCCGCGGCGCAGCAGCCCGACTACCCCGACGCCGAGGCTCTGCGCGCTGTGACCGCCGACCTCCAGGGGTATCCGCCCCTCGTCTTCGCCGGGGAGTGCGACCAGCTGCGCGAGCGGATGGCCGCTGTGGCCCGCGGTGAGGCGTTCCTGCTGCAGGGCGGCGACTGCGCCGAGGCGTTCGACCAGGTGAGCGCCGACCAGATCCGGGCGAAGCTGAAGACGCTGCTCCAGATGAGCGCCGTCCTGACGTACGCGGCGGCGGTCCCGGTCGTGAAGGTCGGCCGGATCGCCGGCCAGTACTCGAAGCCGCGTTCCAAGCCGACCGAGACGCGGGACGGCGTGACGCTGCCGACGTACCGCGGCGACTCGGTGAACGGCGCCGAGTTCACCGCCGAGGCGCGGGTGCCCGACCCGGAGCGGCTGCGGCGCATGTACCACGCGTCCGCCTCCACCCTGAACCTCGTGCGCGGCTTCACCACCGGCGGCTACGCCGACCTGCGGCAGGTCCACGCGTGGAACCAGGACTTCGTGCGCAACTCCGCCTCCGGCCAGCGCTACGAAGCCCTGGCCCGCGAGATCGACAACGCGCTGAACTTCATGAAGGCGTGCGGCGCCGACCCGGCCGAGTTCCACTCGGTCGAGTTCTACGCCTCGCACGAGGCGCTGCTGCTGGACTACGAGGCGGCCCTCACGCGTGTCGACTCGCGCAGCGGCAAGCTGTACGACGTGTCGGGCCACATGGTGTGGATCGGCGAGCGCACGCGGCAGCTCGACGGCGCGCACATCGCGTACGCCGCCACGATCCGCAACCCCATCGGCGTCAAGCTCGGTCCGACGACCACGGCCGACGAGGCCCTGGCGCTGATCGACCGGCTCGACCCGGAGCGCGAGCCGGGGCGGCTCACGTTCATCACGCGGATGGGCGCCGACCGCATCCGGGACGCCCTGCCGGGCCTCGTGGAGCGGGTCACGGCGGCCGGCGCGCAGGTCGCGTGGGTGTGCGACCCGATGCACGGCAACACGTTCGAGGCCGCCTCGGGGCACAAGACCCGGCGGTTCGACGACGTGCTGGACGAGGTGAAGGGCTTCTTCGAGGTCCACAAGTCCCTGGGGACGCACCCGGGCGGCATCCACGTGGAGCTGACCGGGGACGACGTGACGGAGTGCGTGGGCGGCGGCGACGAGATCCTCGTCGGTGACCTGCACCAGCGCTACGAGACGGCGTGCGACCCGCGGCTGAACCGCAGCCAGTCGCTGGACCTCGCGTTCCTCGTCGCGGAGATGTACCGGGCGTAG
- a CDS encoding anthranilate synthase family protein, producing MDASPQPPARRARATAGAEGADGAAAVVAALIAGRTPFALLRRRTPGHDENTVEVLTGPVREVARLADLPGDGTALALVPFRQITERGFHVTDDAAPLSVLIPERVRRLPLADVLAALPDHAVTVRDGAFDVPDDAYARVVADVLREEIGAGEGANFVVRRTFTGHIPGFGRADALALFRRLLAAERGAYWTFAVHTGSRVLVGASPEVHVRMTGGTVVMNPISGTYRYPPQGPSAEGLLDFLADPKETEELSMVVDEELKMMCAVGDQGGVVVGPRLREMAHLAHTEYELRGRSTLDVRDVLRETMFAATVTGSPVENACRVIARYERGGRGYYGGALALLGRDAGGARTLDSPIVIRTADIRAADGRLRVPVGATLVRDSDPAGEVAETHAKAAGVLAALGVVARPPAPAGGRGAGDGPPRLADDPRVRAALASRRAGLAPFWLRLRTPLGDVTPRGSVLVIDGEDTFTSMLAHLLRSAGPRVTVARYDAPGVRERALTHQGPVVIGPGPGDPNDTGDPKMALLRGLTADLLAHHRHPVVGVCLGHEMIAAHLGLPVVRKARPYQGAQETVDFFGRPETVGFYNSYTARCDDTAAADLAARGVAVSRDAVTGEVHALRGPGLWGVQFHPESVLTLDGPRIVAELLASEDSTVRPRSTA from the coding sequence ATGGACGCATCCCCGCAACCCCCCGCGCGGCGTGCCCGCGCCACCGCAGGTGCCGAGGGAGCCGACGGCGCCGCCGCCGTCGTGGCCGCCCTCATCGCCGGACGGACCCCGTTCGCGCTCCTGCGCCGCCGCACGCCCGGCCACGACGAGAACACCGTCGAGGTCCTGACCGGCCCGGTACGGGAGGTCGCGCGCCTCGCCGACCTCCCCGGCGACGGCACGGCGCTCGCCCTGGTGCCGTTCCGGCAGATCACCGAGCGCGGTTTCCACGTCACCGACGACGCGGCCCCGCTGTCCGTCCTGATCCCGGAGCGGGTGCGGCGGCTGCCCCTGGCGGACGTGCTGGCCGCCCTGCCCGACCACGCCGTCACCGTGCGGGACGGCGCGTTCGACGTGCCGGACGACGCCTACGCGCGCGTGGTCGCCGACGTGCTGCGCGAGGAGATCGGCGCCGGCGAGGGCGCCAACTTCGTCGTCCGCCGCACCTTCACCGGACACATCCCCGGCTTCGGCAGGGCCGACGCGCTCGCCCTGTTCCGCCGGCTGCTGGCCGCCGAGCGGGGCGCGTACTGGACGTTCGCCGTGCACACCGGCAGCCGCGTCCTCGTCGGCGCGAGCCCCGAGGTGCACGTCCGGATGACCGGCGGCACCGTCGTCATGAACCCCATCAGCGGCACCTACCGCTACCCGCCGCAGGGGCCGAGCGCCGAGGGGCTGCTCGACTTCCTCGCCGATCCGAAGGAGACCGAGGAACTCTCCATGGTCGTCGACGAGGAGCTGAAGATGATGTGCGCCGTCGGCGACCAGGGCGGTGTCGTCGTCGGCCCGCGCCTGCGGGAGATGGCGCACCTCGCGCACACCGAGTACGAGCTGCGGGGGCGCAGCACCCTGGACGTGCGGGACGTGCTGCGGGAGACGATGTTCGCCGCGACGGTCACCGGCAGCCCCGTGGAGAACGCGTGCCGCGTCATCGCCCGGTACGAGCGGGGCGGGCGCGGCTACTACGGCGGCGCGCTGGCGCTGCTCGGCCGTGACGCGGGCGGCGCGCGGACGCTGGACTCGCCGATCGTGATCCGCACCGCCGACATCCGCGCGGCCGACGGGCGGCTGCGCGTCCCGGTCGGGGCGACGCTGGTGCGCGACTCCGACCCGGCGGGCGAGGTCGCCGAGACCCACGCGAAGGCCGCCGGCGTCCTGGCCGCCCTCGGCGTCGTGGCGCGGCCGCCCGCCCCGGCCGGCGGGCGCGGCGCGGGGGACGGGCCGCCGCGGCTGGCCGACGACCCGCGCGTCCGGGCGGCGCTTGCGAGCCGGCGCGCGGGCCTCGCGCCGTTCTGGCTGCGGCTGCGGACGCCGCTCGGCGACGTCACACCGCGCGGCAGCGTCCTGGTGATCGACGGCGAGGACACGTTCACCTCGATGCTGGCGCACCTGCTGCGCTCGGCCGGCCCCCGGGTCACGGTCGCCCGGTACGACGCGCCCGGTGTGCGGGAGCGTGCGCTCACCCACCAGGGGCCGGTCGTCATCGGCCCGGGTCCCGGCGACCCGAACGACACGGGCGACCCGAAGATGGCGCTGCTGCGCGGCCTGACGGCCGACCTGCTGGCCCACCACCGGCACCCGGTGGTGGGCGTGTGCCTGGGCCACGAGATGATCGCCGCCCACCTCGGCCTGCCGGTGGTCCGCAAGGCGCGGCCGTACCAGGGGGCGCAGGAGACGGTGGACTTCTTCGGGCGGCCGGAGACCGTCGGCTTCTACAACTCGTACACCGCGCGCTGCGACGACACGGCCGCCGCTGACCTGGCGGCGCGGGGCGTGGCGGTGAGCCGCGACGCGGTGACGGGCGAGGTGCACGCGCTGCGCGGTCCCGGCCTGTGGGGGGTGCAGTTCCATCCCGAGTCGGTGCTGACGCTGGACGGGCCGCGGATCGTGGCGGAGCTGCTGGCGTCCGAGGACAGCACGGTGCGCCCGCGCTCGACGGCCTGA
- a CDS encoding nuclear transport factor 2 family protein — MELSALDRLLAERACERVVLDFVRRLDLGEPASVAGLFTPDGVWEWPGGDRYVAGRAALRTYFGARPADRLSRRLCTNVLVDVESPSTASATTYFVTYRLDGRTDGALPPPPHPANIGHYEDRFEQTGDGWLLTRRTLVLAFGGPTPRA, encoded by the coding sequence ATGGAACTCTCCGCCCTGGACCGGCTGCTCGCCGAACGGGCCTGCGAGCGCGTCGTCCTGGACTTCGTCCGCCGTCTCGACCTCGGCGAGCCGGCCTCGGTGGCCGGGCTGTTCACGCCGGACGGGGTGTGGGAGTGGCCGGGTGGCGACCGGTACGTGGCCGGCCGCGCCGCGCTGCGGACGTACTTCGGCGCCCGCCCGGCCGACCGTCTCTCCCGCCGGCTGTGCACCAATGTCCTGGTCGACGTCGAGAGCCCTTCGACGGCCAGCGCCACGACGTACTTCGTGACGTACCGGCTGGACGGCCGGACGGACGGCGCGCTCCCGCCACCGCCCCACCCGGCGAACATCGGCCACTACGAGGACCGTTTCGAGCAGACCGGCGACGGCTGGCTGCTGACCCGCCGCACACTGGTCCTGGCCTTCGGCGGCCCGACACCCCGCGCGTGA
- a CDS encoding response regulator transcription factor, translating to MVVDAHPARRDAVVRDLTGADMEVVATAGDGPAAVRRARAARPDVLLLGLDVPGLPVAEVCRGLAGQVHVLALSAGGAQADVLAAARAGAVGCLPRTAGAGELADAVRRAAAGEPVFAPHLAGLLVGEFRRLAVAADPAGAPGGGPRLTARETEVLRLVAQGLVYRQIADRLVVSHRTVRNHVQNVLGKLRLHDRDQLARWARDNGLAGDR from the coding sequence ATGGTGGTGGACGCGCACCCGGCGCGGCGGGACGCCGTGGTGCGCGACCTGACCGGGGCGGACATGGAGGTCGTCGCGACGGCCGGTGACGGACCGGCCGCCGTGCGGCGGGCACGGGCGGCGCGGCCCGACGTGCTGCTGCTCGGGCTCGACGTGCCGGGGCTGCCGGTCGCCGAGGTGTGCCGCGGGCTCGCGGGCCAGGTGCATGTCCTCGCGCTGTCCGCGGGCGGCGCGCAGGCGGACGTGCTGGCGGCGGCGCGGGCGGGCGCGGTGGGCTGTCTGCCGCGGACGGCCGGGGCCGGCGAGCTGGCCGACGCGGTACGGCGCGCCGCCGCCGGTGAGCCGGTGTTCGCGCCGCACCTCGCGGGGCTGCTGGTGGGGGAGTTCCGGCGGCTCGCCGTGGCGGCCGACCCCGCCGGCGCACCGGGCGGGGGACCGCGGCTGACGGCGCGGGAGACGGAGGTGCTGCGGCTGGTCGCGCAGGGTCTCGTCTACCGGCAGATAGCGGACCGCCTGGTCGTCTCGCACCGGACCGTCCGCAACCACGTGCAGAACGTCCTCGGGAAACTGCGGCTGCACGACCGCGACCAGCTCGCCCGCTGGGCACGCGACAACGGGCTCGCCGGCGACAGGTGA
- a CDS encoding lysophospholipid acyltransferase family protein has translation MLYGAMKHSLGAGLKVVFRPWIEGKEHVPASGPAILASNHLSFSDSFFLPAMLDRRVTFIAKAEYFTSPGVKGRLTAAFFKGVGQLPVDREGGRSASEAAIRSGIAVLERGELFGIYPEGTRSPDGRLYRGKPGGLARIALATGAPVLPVAMIDTEKIQPPGRVVPKLMRPGIRIGAPLDFSRYQGMDGDRYILRSVTDEVMYAIMKLSGQEYVDVYATAAKRAMAAENGAGEGPAADGRAGGEDSTG, from the coding sequence GTGCTGTACGGGGCGATGAAGCACTCTCTCGGCGCTGGGCTCAAGGTCGTCTTCCGGCCCTGGATCGAGGGCAAGGAACACGTTCCGGCAAGCGGTCCGGCGATCCTCGCGAGCAATCACCTGTCGTTCTCCGACTCCTTCTTCCTGCCCGCGATGCTCGACCGCAGGGTCACCTTCATCGCCAAGGCCGAGTACTTCACCTCGCCGGGCGTGAAGGGGCGGCTGACGGCGGCGTTCTTCAAGGGCGTCGGCCAGCTCCCGGTGGACCGGGAGGGCGGGCGCAGCGCGTCGGAGGCGGCGATACGCAGCGGGATCGCCGTGCTGGAGCGCGGGGAGCTGTTCGGGATCTACCCGGAGGGCACGCGGTCGCCCGACGGGCGGCTGTACCGGGGGAAGCCGGGCGGCCTGGCGCGCATCGCCCTGGCCACCGGGGCGCCGGTCCTGCCGGTCGCGATGATCGACACGGAGAAGATCCAGCCGCCGGGCCGTGTCGTGCCGAAGCTGATGCGGCCGGGCATCAGGATCGGCGCGCCGCTCGACTTCAGCCGCTACCAGGGCATGGACGGTGACCGCTACATCCTGCGCTCGGTCACGGACGAGGTCATGTACGCCATCATGAAGCTGTCCGGCCAGGAGTATGTTGACGTCTACGCCACGGCCGCGAAGCGGGCCATGGCGGCGGAGAACGGTGCCGGGGAGGGGCCGGCGGCGGACGGGCGGGCCGGCGGGGAGGACTCCACCGGCTGA
- a CDS encoding alpha/beta fold hydrolase: MRLLPGAEPFFHDGSAASGMLLCHGFTGTPQSLRPWAEHLAGRDVTVSLPLLPGHGTRWRDLQSTGWQDWYAAVDRELERLRERCAHVFVGGLSMGGALALRLAARHGAAVSGVVLVNPAITFPRAQGLALPVLRHLVPSTRGLISDIAKPGAAESGYDRVPLHAAHSLRALLSLVRAELPQVTQPLALLHSRVDHVVPPSDAARVLASVSSVDMAEHVLPDSFHVATLDHDAERIFQVTDAFITRLATRKTARDGT; the protein is encoded by the coding sequence GTGCGGCTTCTTCCCGGGGCTGAGCCCTTCTTCCACGACGGTTCGGCGGCGAGCGGCATGCTGCTCTGCCACGGTTTCACCGGCACCCCGCAGTCCCTGCGCCCCTGGGCCGAACACCTCGCGGGACGGGACGTCACCGTGTCACTGCCCCTGCTGCCGGGGCACGGCACGCGGTGGCGCGACCTCCAGAGCACCGGCTGGCAGGACTGGTACGCGGCCGTGGACCGCGAGCTGGAACGGCTGCGGGAGCGGTGCGCGCACGTCTTCGTCGGCGGCCTGTCGATGGGCGGCGCCCTCGCGCTGCGTCTCGCCGCACGGCACGGCGCGGCCGTCAGCGGCGTCGTCCTCGTCAACCCGGCGATCACATTTCCGCGCGCGCAGGGGCTTGCGCTGCCCGTGCTGCGGCACCTCGTGCCGAGCACGCGCGGTCTGATCTCCGACATCGCGAAGCCGGGCGCCGCCGAGTCCGGCTACGACCGGGTACCGCTGCACGCGGCCCACTCGCTGCGTGCCCTGCTCTCCCTGGTCCGTGCCGAACTTCCCCAGGTGACGCAGCCGTTGGCCCTGCTGCACAGCCGGGTCGACCATGTGGTGCCGCCGTCGGACGCGGCGCGGGTGCTGGCGTCGGTGTCCTCGGTCGACATGGCCGAGCACGTCCTGCCGGACAGCTTCCACGTGGCCACCCTCGACCACGACGCGGAGCGTATCTTTCAGGTGACGGACGCCTTCATCACCCGGCTCGCGACAAGGAAGACTGCCCGTGACGGAACGTGA